The Emcibacter nanhaiensis genome has a window encoding:
- the rplU gene encoding 50S ribosomal protein L21 produces MFAVVKTGGKQYKVAKDDVLKVEKLDGEAGAKVTLDEVLMVGDDKGVQVGSPTVNGTVVTAEILEQTRGDKVIVFKKKRRQNYRRKKGHRQELTVLKVLEIGKGAAKKAAPAKKAEAAPAEKAEEAKPAAKKPAAKKAAPAKTAAAEKAPAKKAAPKKTTAAKKPAAKKTTTKKTEEK; encoded by the coding sequence ATGTTTGCAGTCGTCAAAACTGGTGGCAAACAGTATAAAGTAGCCAAAGATGATGTCCTGAAGGTTGAAAAACTGGATGGTGAAGCCGGCGCCAAAGTGACCCTCGACGAGGTCCTGATGGTCGGTGATGACAAAGGTGTTCAGGTTGGTTCCCCGACCGTCAACGGTACTGTGGTTACCGCCGAGATCCTGGAACAGACCCGCGGTGACAAGGTTATCGTTTTCAAAAAGAAACGTCGCCAGAACTATCGCCGTAAAAAAGGTCATCGCCAGGAACTGACCGTGCTGAAGGTTCTGGAAATCGGCAAGGGCGCCGCGAAGAAAGCTGCCCCGGCCAAGAAAGCCGAAGCCGCACCGGCTGAAAAAGCCGAAGAAGCCAAACCGGCCGCCAAGAAACCCGCTGCCAAGAAAGCTGCTCCGGCCAAGACAGCCGCCGCAGAAAAGGCGCCGGCCAAAAAGGCAGCTCCGAAAAAGACAACTGCGGCTAAAAAACCGGCCGCAAAGAAAACCACTACCAAGAAAACCGAGGAGAAGTAA